The following coding sequences are from one Rutidosis leptorrhynchoides isolate AG116_Rl617_1_P2 chromosome 11, CSIRO_AGI_Rlap_v1, whole genome shotgun sequence window:
- the LOC139875501 gene encoding uncharacterized protein: MAPKKKGMSEEEVDNKINQTITNLLPNIIAQAIDAMRNQGGETFKHEDEDEYVEKKAVTGDAIHVWLGRFQKQRLLSFNTASTPVEAENWITHIEKIYRVLGCEERFWVPLAVYKLEGDAQRWWIALRQAKGGIDFEDSLDWVDFKELFFRQYFSEAEKEAVILEYANIKQGNDESINDFTKRFLRLVGLIGAAAGSSEDQARKYKWAVHGRYRSKMINLKCFDVAEAADYARNLEMERAEYLATKNEDGKNKRVKIAQPLRFVPAPTTKQGQQSGNQGYRSNNWNNRGNQQRIDNGPNNNNREVGHLAKDCKNPRPGFVPKVPPPAPGGRVFAMTAAQAADATGTITGHVFVHHRALFVLFDSGSTHSIVSVKSSKYLKVSPTWLSTPFTISTPMGSVETIDRLYQNCRLEFNDCMFPANLFPMTMHDFDIILGMDWLSSHHANIDVIREFPDVFPDELQGLPPVREVEFSIDLIPGSQPISKAPYRMAPLELQELKEQLQELIDCGFIRLSVSPWGAPSKEENENHLHVVLETLRSKKLFAKFSKCEFWLQRVAFLGHVVSAEGIMMDPAKIEAIINWSRPTSVVEVRSFLGLAGYYRRFVEGFSTIALLLTKLLRKGEKFGVGVFKSIVMLLSMVWVAF; encoded by the exons ATGGCACCGAAAAAAAAGGGAATGTCCGAGGAGGAGGTAGATAACAAGATTAACCAAACTATCACGAATTTGTTACCCAACATTATAGCTCAAGCTATTGATGCTATGCGTAATCAAGGTGGCGAGACTTTTAAGCATGAAGACGAGGATGAGTATGTGGAGAAGAAAGCTGTAACGGGGGATGCTATTCATGTTTGGTTAGGACGGTTTCAAAAACAACGTCTTTTATCATTCAACACTGCTAGTACCCCCGTGGAAGCTGAGAATTGGATCACTCACATTGAGAAGATATACCGAGTGCTTGGTTGTGAAGAGAGGTTTTGGGTGCCATTAGCTGTTTATAAACTAGAGGGGGATGCTCAGCGCTGGTGGATCGCTTTGAGACAAGCGAAAGGGGGTATCGATTTTGAGGATTCATTAGATTGGGTTGATTTCAAAGAGTTATTTTTCCGTCAGTACTTTTCTGAGGCGGAGAAAGAAGCTGTGATTCTGGAGTATGCGAATATTAAGCAAGGGAATGATGAGTCTATTAATGATTTCACTAAGAGGTTTTTGAGGCTTGTGGGTTTGATTGGTGCTGCTGCTGGGTCTTCTGAGGACCAAGCCCGTAAGTACAAATGGGCTGTTCATGGGCGTTACCGCTCTAAAATGATTAATCTGAAATGTTTTGATGTCGCTGAGGCAGCCGATTATGCTCGGAATTTGGAGATGGAGCGAGCTGAGTATTTGGCTACTAAAAATGAGGATGGTAAAAACAAGAGGGTTAAGATTGCACAACCACTACGATTTGTGCCTGCACCGACTACCAAACAGGGTCAACAATCTGGGAACCAAGGGTATCGTAGTAATAATTGGAATAATAGAGGAAATCAGCAAAGGATTGACAACGGGCCAAATAATAATAACCGTG AGGTTGGTCACTTAGCTAAGGATTGCAAGAATCCTAGACCTGGGTTTGTTCCGAAGGTTCCTCCGCCAGCTCCTGGTGGACGCGTCTTTGCCATGACTGCTGCTCAGGCTGCTGACGCTACAG GTACTATTACTGGTCATGTATTTGTACACCATCGCGCCCTCTTCGTTCTGTTTGATTCTGGCTCTACGCACTCGATTGTGTCTGTTAAGAGCTCGAAATATTTGAAAGTGTCTCCAACTTGGTTGTCTACTCCATTTACGATCTCTACCCCAATGGGTAGTGTTGAAACTATAGATCGCCTGTATCAAAACTGCCGTTTGGAATTCAATGATTGCATGTTTCCTGCAAATCTCTTTCCTATGACCATGCATGACTTTGACATTATTCTTGGCATGGATTGGTTATCTAGCCATCATGCGAATATCGATGTTATTCgagagtttcccgatgtatttcctgacgaattacAGGGTTTACCTCCAGTTCGTGAAGTTGAATTTTCGATTGATTTGATTCCGGGTTCCCAACCGATATCAAAAGCTCCTTATCGTATGGCACCACTCGAGTTGCAAGAACTCAAGGAGCAATTGCAAGAGTTGATAGATTGTGGTTTTATTCGGCTAAGTGTGTCACCTTGGGGTGCGCcg AGTAAAGAAGAAAATGAGAATCATCTTCATGTTGTACTTGAAACCCTCCGAAGTAAGAAATTGTTTgcgaagttctctaaatgtgaattctgGTTGCAAAGAGTTgcctttctgggtcatgttgtatcGGCTGAGGGTATAATGATGGATCCAGCGAAAATTGAGGCTATTATAAATTGGTCAAGACCTACTTCTGTTGTTGAGGTTCGAAGTTTTcttggtttagctggttattatcgaCGATTTGTTGAAGGTTTTTCGACGATTGCTTTGCTGCTTACCAAGTTATTGAGGAAAGGGGAAAAATTT GGAGTGGGGGTTTTCAAATCTATAGTGATGCTTCTAAGCATGGTttgggttgcgttttga